The following proteins are co-located in the Telopea speciosissima isolate NSW1024214 ecotype Mountain lineage chromosome 9, Tspe_v1, whole genome shotgun sequence genome:
- the LOC122639770 gene encoding 39S ribosomal protein L47, mitochondrial-like gives MFTARFLGRTFLAAAKSEASATTAAAKSEASAAGAAASSSARTSYNPLEEFFEADRSQDDEKPVVYGRSWKASELRLKSWDDLHKLWYVLLKEKNMLMTQRQMLHAQNLRFPNPERLPKVRKSMCRIKQVLTERAIEDPDARRSAEMKRMINAL, from the exons ATGTTTACAGCAAGGTTTTTGGGAAGGACATTCCTTGCTGCAGCCAAGTCAGAAGCTTCTGCTACGACTGCTGCAGCCAAGTCAGAAGCTTCTGCTGCGGGTGCtgcagcttcttcttctgctaGGACATCATATAATCCTTTGGAGGAGTTCTTTGAGGCAGATAGAAGTCAAGATGATGAGAAACCTGTTGTCTATG GTCGCAGTTGGAAGGCTTCTGAATTGCGTCTTAAGTCTTGGGATGATCTTCACAAGCTATGGTATGTGCTGCTGAAGGAGAAAAACATGCTTATGACTCAACGTCAAATGCTCCATGCACAGAACCTACGATTTCCAAATCCAGAACGTCTCCCCAAG GTGAGGAAGTCAATGTGTAGAATCAAGCAAGTACTCACAGAAAGGGCAATTGAAGATCCTGATGCTAGGAGGTCTGCtgagatgaagaggatgataAATGCTTTATGA